A window from Betta splendens chromosome 1, fBetSpl5.4, whole genome shotgun sequence encodes these proteins:
- the sh3pxd2aa gene encoding SH3 and PX domain-containing protein 2A isoform X8, which produces MVLEQYVAVANYERQENSEISLKAGETVDVIEKSESGWWFVSTADQQGWVPATYLDSQSGTRDDLDLGTSRTGEVTKRRKAHLKRLDRRWTLGGIVNRQQSREEKYVTIQPYTSQGKDEVSFEKGVIVEVIQKNLEGWWYIRYLGKEGWAPASYLKKVKDDFSPRKKTLTGPVEIIGNIMEISNLLQKKSVSEKDIQTDGEGSTTPERHISKSEISLPMPYSSEINAETGRRLSAGRDTNSPCLGIAASSALHEKGRSDPGPPAVARVAPHRVEIGSPNLRQKPPPRRETNLGFQLPKPPEPPAVEAEYYTIADFQSSISDGISFRGGQKADVIEKNPGGWWYVQIGEMEGWAPCSYIDKRKKPNLNRRTSTLTRPKVPPPAPPVKKSDPEETLPTPANSASKISEPQNRPAYEEPEYDVPAVGCEGECDTDPLKNEHSLDTTISSVVSDKYHSSPSSCKASLPVCKASPVFTHRRTPLRNVEDDAKEECIYENDGSRPGSGVEGTLNKGARRSNSPRSYHSSTVPRKPSGSSPLPGRPMKTMTPEIHRRSQTLGRHIDISLRSQDNSPHSSSDELSRGPKKGPAFTRDVEHRLSQSPSTRLKPSVRPKPLLTKSEPQSPERMDISTLRRQLRPTSQFRHGLKPSRGDDSETASVISSEDSMCSRSTSDLSSVYSKGSRGDSDVEGPTFYRSVDAYKKVQDSEISFPAGVEVEVLEKQESGWWYIRWGSEEGWAPSYYLEPVRQVGNAGGLEPDGHGSGGSKSNSLEKNEQRVLALNNINIQGLPQQHRGLRRDTPPIPSKPPGGFSKPSGIVNGGVRMRNGVRQVTVRPQSVFVTTTQPAKDAHYVTGSLRRNESLGKSDYYGSGSATLGVRRNASFSTVRPHVVVESQTRPVERSSLGSSGTAFSTGNVQDALSRVSQRNGIPVSTVRPKPIEKNQMIHNNLGRDVYVSIADYRGDEETMGFTEGTCLEVLERNPNGWWYCQVQDSLLPRKGWVPSNYLERKK; this is translated from the exons gTTGGTGGTTTGTCAGTACAGCGGATCAGCAAGGCTGGGTGCCAGCCACGTACCTGGACTCCCAGAGTGGAACCAGAGACGACTTGGACCTGGGCACTTCCAGGACCGGAGAAG TCACTAAGAGGCGAAAAGCACATCTGAAGAGGCTGGACCGCCGCTGGACCCTTGGGGGCATTGTCAACCgccagcagagcagag AGGAGAAGTATGTGACGATACAGCCATACACAAGCCAAGGGAAGGATGAAGTCAGCTTTGAGAAAGGGGTCATCGTGGAGGTCATCCAAAAGAACCTGGAGGGCTGGTGGTACATCAG ATATTTAGGGAAAGAGGGCTGGGCCCCCGCCTCGTACCTGAAAAAGGTGAAGGACGATTTCTCCCCCCGCAAGAAGACCCTGACAGGCCCTGTGGAGATAATAGGCAACATCATGGAAATCAGCAACCTGCTGCAGAAGAAATCTGTTAGTGAGAAGGACATTCAAACGGATGGGGAGGGGAGCACCACACCGGAGCGTCACATCTCCAAGAGCGAGATCAGCCTGCCTATGCCCTACAGCTCCGAAATCAACGCCGAGACGGGAAGGAGGCTGAGTGCCGGTCGTGACACCAACAGCCCTTGTCTGGGAATAGCAGCAAGCTCCGCCCTCCATGAAAAAGGGAGAAGCGACCCCGGGCCCCCGGCTGTCGCAAGAGTGGCTCCACATCGGGTGGAAATCG GGTCTCCAAATCTGAGACAAAAACCTCCCCCAAGAAGAGAGACTAACTTG GGGTTCCAGTTGCCTAAGCCGCCAGAACCCCCTGCTGTGGAAGCAGAGTATTACACTATAGCTGATTTCCAGTCCTCGATTTCTGATGGCATCAGCTTCCGTGGAGGACAAAAGGCTGAT GTTATAGAGAAGAACCCTGGAGGCTGGTGGTATGTGCAGATTGGAGAAATGGAGGGCTGGGCCCCCTGCTCTTACATCGACAAACGTAAGAAACCCAACCTCAACCGCCGGACCAGCACTCTGACTCGGCCCAAAGTCCCACCACCTGCCCCACCGGTCAAAAAAtcagaccctgaggagactctgCCTACTCCTGCTAACTCCGCCTCCAAAAtttcagaaccacagaacagGCCTGCATATGAGGAACCTGAATATGATGTTCCAGCAGTTGGATGTGAAGGCGAGTGCGACACAGATCCTCTGAAGAATGAGCACTCTCTGGACACAACAATCAGCAGCGTGGTCAGCGACAAGTACCACAGTTCCCCTTCTTCTTGCAAAgcctctcttcctgtctgtaaAGCCTCCCCTGTATTTACTCACCGAAGGACCCCCTTGAGAAATGTGGAGGATGATGCTAAAGAGGAGTGTATCTATGAGAATGATGGCTCAAGGCCAGGCAGCGGGGTCGAGGGAACCCTAAACAAAGGTGCCAGACGGTCCAACTCCCCAAGAAGCTATCACTCCTCTACAGTTCCACGAAAACCTTCTGGATCCTCACCTTTGCCTGGTAGGCCCATGAAGACGATGACGCCAGAGATCCATCGGAGAAGTCAGACTCTTGGCAGACATATAGATATCAGCCTGAGGTCTCAGGACAATAGTCCCCATTCTTCATCAGATGAACTGAGTAGAGGTCCCAAGAAAGGCCCTGCCTTTACCAGGGATGTGGAGCACAGACTAAGTCAAAGCCCTTCCACAAGACTCAAGCCTTCTGTAAGACCTAAACCACTCTTGACCAAGTCAGAGCCCCAAAGTCCGGAGAGGATGGACATCAGTACCTTAAGGCGGCAGCTGAGGCCTACAAGCCAGTTTCGACACGGCCTTAAACCTTCTCGAGGGGACGATTCCGAAACGGCCTCTGTCATCTCTTCGGAGGACTCGATGTGTTCACGCAGCACCTCAGATCTCTCCTCTGTTTACTCCAAAGGCAGCCGTGGTGACTCAGATGTGGAAGGCCCTACTTTCTACCGCTCAGTTGACGCCTACAAGAAGGTTCAAGATTCTGAGATTAGCTTCCCAGCAGGGGTGGAGGTTGAGGTtctggagaagcaggagagtgGTTGGTGGTACATCCGTTGGGGCTCGGAGGAGGGCTGGGCTCCCTCGTACTACCTGGAACCTGTCAGACAAGTGGGGAATGCTGGTGGGTTGGAACCAGATGGACATGGGAGTGGTGGGAGTAAGTCAAACAGCCTAGAGAAGAATGAGCAGCGAGTTTTGGCCctcaataatataaatattcagGGTCTCCCCCAGCAGCATCGAGGCCTGAGGAGGGACACCCCACCGATTCCTTCCAAGCCTCCCGGTGGTTTCTCTAAACCATCTGGGATAGTCAACGGAGGTGTAAGAATGAGGAATGGGGTCCGCCAGGTAACAGTGAGGCCTCAGTCTGTATTTGTGACCACAACTCAGCCAGCTAAGGATGCCCACTACGTGACAGGGTCTCTCCGGCGAAATGAGTCACTTGGCAAAAGCGATTActatggttctggttctgccacTTTGGGTGTGCGACGAAATGCCTCTTTTAGCACCGTGAGGCCTCATGTGGTGGTGGAAAGTCAAACGAGGCCTGTCGAGCGTTCCAGCCTGGGGTCATCAGGCACCGCGTTCAGCACAGGCAACGTCCAGGATGCCCTCAGCAGGGTCAGTCAGCGCAACGGCATCCCTGTGTCAACAGTCCGCCCCAAGCCCATAGAGAAGAACCAAATGATCCACAATAACCTTGGCAGGGATGTGTATGTGTCCATTGCTGACTATCGTGGTGACGAAGAAACTATGGGTTTCACTGAGGGCACTTGTCTGGAAGTACTGGAGAGAAATCCTAATGGATGGTGGTACTGCCAGGTGCAGGACAGCCTGCTCCCGCGTAAGGGCTGGGTCCCCTCCAACTACCTAGAGCGCAAAAAGTAA
- the sh3pxd2aa gene encoding SH3 and PX domain-containing protein 2A isoform X7, protein MAGYLVHRGIDSSEPMVLEQYVAVANYERQENSEISLKAGETVDVIEKSESGWWFVSTADQQGWVPATYLDSQSGTRDDLDLGTSRTGEVTKRRKAHLKRLDRRWTLGGIVNRQQSREEKYVTIQPYTSQGKDEVSFEKGVIVEVIQKNLEGWWYIRYLGKEGWAPASYLKKVKDDFSPRKKTLTGPVEIIGNIMEISNLLQKKSVSEKDIQTDGEGSTTPERHISKSEISLPMPYSSEINAETGRRLSAGRDTNSPCLGIAASSALHEKGRSDPGPPAVARVAPHRVEIGSPNLRQKPPPRRETNLGFQLPKPPEPPAVEAEYYTIADFQSSISDGISFRGGQKADVIEKNPGGWWYVQIGEMEGWAPCSYIDKRKKPNLNRRTSTLTRPKVPPPAPPVKKSDPEETLPTPANSASKISEPQNRPAYEEPEYDVPAVGCEGECDTDPLKNEHSLDTTISSVVSDKYHSSPSSCKASLPVCKASPVFTHRRTPLRNVEDDAKEECIYENDGSRPGSGVEGTLNKGARRSNSPRSYHSSTVPRKPSGSSPLPGRPMKTMTPEIHRRSQTLGRHIDISLRSQDNSPHSSSDELSRGPKKGPAFTRDVEHRLSQSPSTRLKPSVRPKPLLTKSEPQSPERMDISTLRRQLRPTSQFRHGLKPSRGDDSETASVISSEDSMCSRSTSDLSSVYSKGSRGDSDVEGPTFYRSVDAYKKVQDSEISFPAGVEVEVLEKQESGWWYIRWGSEEGWAPSYYLEPVRQVGNAGGLEPDGHGSGGSKSNSLEKNEQRVLALNNINIQGLPQQHRGLRRDTPPIPSKPPGGFSKPSGIVNGGVRMRNGVRQVTVRPQSVFVTTTQPAKDAHYVTGSLRRNESLGKSDYYGSGSATLGVRRNASFSTVRPHVVVESQTRPVERSSLGSSGTAFSTGNVQDALSRVSQRNGIPVSTVRPKPIEKNQMIHNNLGRDVYVSIADYRGDEETMGFTEGTCLEVLERNPNGWWYCQVQDSLLPRKGWVPSNYLERKK, encoded by the exons gTTGGTGGTTTGTCAGTACAGCGGATCAGCAAGGCTGGGTGCCAGCCACGTACCTGGACTCCCAGAGTGGAACCAGAGACGACTTGGACCTGGGCACTTCCAGGACCGGAGAAG TCACTAAGAGGCGAAAAGCACATCTGAAGAGGCTGGACCGCCGCTGGACCCTTGGGGGCATTGTCAACCgccagcagagcagag AGGAGAAGTATGTGACGATACAGCCATACACAAGCCAAGGGAAGGATGAAGTCAGCTTTGAGAAAGGGGTCATCGTGGAGGTCATCCAAAAGAACCTGGAGGGCTGGTGGTACATCAG ATATTTAGGGAAAGAGGGCTGGGCCCCCGCCTCGTACCTGAAAAAGGTGAAGGACGATTTCTCCCCCCGCAAGAAGACCCTGACAGGCCCTGTGGAGATAATAGGCAACATCATGGAAATCAGCAACCTGCTGCAGAAGAAATCTGTTAGTGAGAAGGACATTCAAACGGATGGGGAGGGGAGCACCACACCGGAGCGTCACATCTCCAAGAGCGAGATCAGCCTGCCTATGCCCTACAGCTCCGAAATCAACGCCGAGACGGGAAGGAGGCTGAGTGCCGGTCGTGACACCAACAGCCCTTGTCTGGGAATAGCAGCAAGCTCCGCCCTCCATGAAAAAGGGAGAAGCGACCCCGGGCCCCCGGCTGTCGCAAGAGTGGCTCCACATCGGGTGGAAATCG GGTCTCCAAATCTGAGACAAAAACCTCCCCCAAGAAGAGAGACTAACTTG GGGTTCCAGTTGCCTAAGCCGCCAGAACCCCCTGCTGTGGAAGCAGAGTATTACACTATAGCTGATTTCCAGTCCTCGATTTCTGATGGCATCAGCTTCCGTGGAGGACAAAAGGCTGAT GTTATAGAGAAGAACCCTGGAGGCTGGTGGTATGTGCAGATTGGAGAAATGGAGGGCTGGGCCCCCTGCTCTTACATCGACAAACGTAAGAAACCCAACCTCAACCGCCGGACCAGCACTCTGACTCGGCCCAAAGTCCCACCACCTGCCCCACCGGTCAAAAAAtcagaccctgaggagactctgCCTACTCCTGCTAACTCCGCCTCCAAAAtttcagaaccacagaacagGCCTGCATATGAGGAACCTGAATATGATGTTCCAGCAGTTGGATGTGAAGGCGAGTGCGACACAGATCCTCTGAAGAATGAGCACTCTCTGGACACAACAATCAGCAGCGTGGTCAGCGACAAGTACCACAGTTCCCCTTCTTCTTGCAAAgcctctcttcctgtctgtaaAGCCTCCCCTGTATTTACTCACCGAAGGACCCCCTTGAGAAATGTGGAGGATGATGCTAAAGAGGAGTGTATCTATGAGAATGATGGCTCAAGGCCAGGCAGCGGGGTCGAGGGAACCCTAAACAAAGGTGCCAGACGGTCCAACTCCCCAAGAAGCTATCACTCCTCTACAGTTCCACGAAAACCTTCTGGATCCTCACCTTTGCCTGGTAGGCCCATGAAGACGATGACGCCAGAGATCCATCGGAGAAGTCAGACTCTTGGCAGACATATAGATATCAGCCTGAGGTCTCAGGACAATAGTCCCCATTCTTCATCAGATGAACTGAGTAGAGGTCCCAAGAAAGGCCCTGCCTTTACCAGGGATGTGGAGCACAGACTAAGTCAAAGCCCTTCCACAAGACTCAAGCCTTCTGTAAGACCTAAACCACTCTTGACCAAGTCAGAGCCCCAAAGTCCGGAGAGGATGGACATCAGTACCTTAAGGCGGCAGCTGAGGCCTACAAGCCAGTTTCGACACGGCCTTAAACCTTCTCGAGGGGACGATTCCGAAACGGCCTCTGTCATCTCTTCGGAGGACTCGATGTGTTCACGCAGCACCTCAGATCTCTCCTCTGTTTACTCCAAAGGCAGCCGTGGTGACTCAGATGTGGAAGGCCCTACTTTCTACCGCTCAGTTGACGCCTACAAGAAGGTTCAAGATTCTGAGATTAGCTTCCCAGCAGGGGTGGAGGTTGAGGTtctggagaagcaggagagtgGTTGGTGGTACATCCGTTGGGGCTCGGAGGAGGGCTGGGCTCCCTCGTACTACCTGGAACCTGTCAGACAAGTGGGGAATGCTGGTGGGTTGGAACCAGATGGACATGGGAGTGGTGGGAGTAAGTCAAACAGCCTAGAGAAGAATGAGCAGCGAGTTTTGGCCctcaataatataaatattcagGGTCTCCCCCAGCAGCATCGAGGCCTGAGGAGGGACACCCCACCGATTCCTTCCAAGCCTCCCGGTGGTTTCTCTAAACCATCTGGGATAGTCAACGGAGGTGTAAGAATGAGGAATGGGGTCCGCCAGGTAACAGTGAGGCCTCAGTCTGTATTTGTGACCACAACTCAGCCAGCTAAGGATGCCCACTACGTGACAGGGTCTCTCCGGCGAAATGAGTCACTTGGCAAAAGCGATTActatggttctggttctgccacTTTGGGTGTGCGACGAAATGCCTCTTTTAGCACCGTGAGGCCTCATGTGGTGGTGGAAAGTCAAACGAGGCCTGTCGAGCGTTCCAGCCTGGGGTCATCAGGCACCGCGTTCAGCACAGGCAACGTCCAGGATGCCCTCAGCAGGGTCAGTCAGCGCAACGGCATCCCTGTGTCAACAGTCCGCCCCAAGCCCATAGAGAAGAACCAAATGATCCACAATAACCTTGGCAGGGATGTGTATGTGTCCATTGCTGACTATCGTGGTGACGAAGAAACTATGGGTTTCACTGAGGGCACTTGTCTGGAAGTACTGGAGAGAAATCCTAATGGATGGTGGTACTGCCAGGTGCAGGACAGCCTGCTCCCGCGTAAGGGCTGGGTCCCCTCCAACTACCTAGAGCGCAAAAAGTAA
- the sh3pxd2aa gene encoding SH3 and PX domain-containing protein 2A isoform X6, whose protein sequence is MYGFTDSPRKEASGIDSSEPMVLEQYVAVANYERQENSEISLKAGETVDVIEKSESGWWFVSTADQQGWVPATYLDSQSGTRDDLDLGTSRTGEVTKRRKAHLKRLDRRWTLGGIVNRQQSREEKYVTIQPYTSQGKDEVSFEKGVIVEVIQKNLEGWWYIRYLGKEGWAPASYLKKVKDDFSPRKKTLTGPVEIIGNIMEISNLLQKKSVSEKDIQTDGEGSTTPERHISKSEISLPMPYSSEINAETGRRLSAGRDTNSPCLGIAASSALHEKGRSDPGPPAVARVAPHRVEIGSPNLRQKPPPRRETNLGFQLPKPPEPPAVEAEYYTIADFQSSISDGISFRGGQKADVIEKNPGGWWYVQIGEMEGWAPCSYIDKRKKPNLNRRTSTLTRPKVPPPAPPVKKSDPEETLPTPANSASKISEPQNRPAYEEPEYDVPAVGCEGECDTDPLKNEHSLDTTISSVVSDKYHSSPSSCKASLPVCKASPVFTHRRTPLRNVEDDAKEECIYENDGSRPGSGVEGTLNKGARRSNSPRSYHSSTVPRKPSGSSPLPGRPMKTMTPEIHRRSQTLGRHIDISLRSQDNSPHSSSDELSRGPKKGPAFTRDVEHRLSQSPSTRLKPSVRPKPLLTKSEPQSPERMDISTLRRQLRPTSQFRHGLKPSRGDDSETASVISSEDSMCSRSTSDLSSVYSKGSRGDSDVEGPTFYRSVDAYKKVQDSEISFPAGVEVEVLEKQESGWWYIRWGSEEGWAPSYYLEPVRQVGNAGGLEPDGHGSGGSKSNSLEKNEQRVLALNNINIQGLPQQHRGLRRDTPPIPSKPPGGFSKPSGIVNGGVRMRNGVRQVTVRPQSVFVTTTQPAKDAHYVTGSLRRNESLGKSDYYGSGSATLGVRRNASFSTVRPHVVVESQTRPVERSSLGSSGTAFSTGNVQDALSRVSQRNGIPVSTVRPKPIEKNQMIHNNLGRDVYVSIADYRGDEETMGFTEGTCLEVLERNPNGWWYCQVQDSLLPRKGWVPSNYLERKK, encoded by the exons gTTGGTGGTTTGTCAGTACAGCGGATCAGCAAGGCTGGGTGCCAGCCACGTACCTGGACTCCCAGAGTGGAACCAGAGACGACTTGGACCTGGGCACTTCCAGGACCGGAGAAG TCACTAAGAGGCGAAAAGCACATCTGAAGAGGCTGGACCGCCGCTGGACCCTTGGGGGCATTGTCAACCgccagcagagcagag AGGAGAAGTATGTGACGATACAGCCATACACAAGCCAAGGGAAGGATGAAGTCAGCTTTGAGAAAGGGGTCATCGTGGAGGTCATCCAAAAGAACCTGGAGGGCTGGTGGTACATCAG ATATTTAGGGAAAGAGGGCTGGGCCCCCGCCTCGTACCTGAAAAAGGTGAAGGACGATTTCTCCCCCCGCAAGAAGACCCTGACAGGCCCTGTGGAGATAATAGGCAACATCATGGAAATCAGCAACCTGCTGCAGAAGAAATCTGTTAGTGAGAAGGACATTCAAACGGATGGGGAGGGGAGCACCACACCGGAGCGTCACATCTCCAAGAGCGAGATCAGCCTGCCTATGCCCTACAGCTCCGAAATCAACGCCGAGACGGGAAGGAGGCTGAGTGCCGGTCGTGACACCAACAGCCCTTGTCTGGGAATAGCAGCAAGCTCCGCCCTCCATGAAAAAGGGAGAAGCGACCCCGGGCCCCCGGCTGTCGCAAGAGTGGCTCCACATCGGGTGGAAATCG GGTCTCCAAATCTGAGACAAAAACCTCCCCCAAGAAGAGAGACTAACTTG GGGTTCCAGTTGCCTAAGCCGCCAGAACCCCCTGCTGTGGAAGCAGAGTATTACACTATAGCTGATTTCCAGTCCTCGATTTCTGATGGCATCAGCTTCCGTGGAGGACAAAAGGCTGAT GTTATAGAGAAGAACCCTGGAGGCTGGTGGTATGTGCAGATTGGAGAAATGGAGGGCTGGGCCCCCTGCTCTTACATCGACAAACGTAAGAAACCCAACCTCAACCGCCGGACCAGCACTCTGACTCGGCCCAAAGTCCCACCACCTGCCCCACCGGTCAAAAAAtcagaccctgaggagactctgCCTACTCCTGCTAACTCCGCCTCCAAAAtttcagaaccacagaacagGCCTGCATATGAGGAACCTGAATATGATGTTCCAGCAGTTGGATGTGAAGGCGAGTGCGACACAGATCCTCTGAAGAATGAGCACTCTCTGGACACAACAATCAGCAGCGTGGTCAGCGACAAGTACCACAGTTCCCCTTCTTCTTGCAAAgcctctcttcctgtctgtaaAGCCTCCCCTGTATTTACTCACCGAAGGACCCCCTTGAGAAATGTGGAGGATGATGCTAAAGAGGAGTGTATCTATGAGAATGATGGCTCAAGGCCAGGCAGCGGGGTCGAGGGAACCCTAAACAAAGGTGCCAGACGGTCCAACTCCCCAAGAAGCTATCACTCCTCTACAGTTCCACGAAAACCTTCTGGATCCTCACCTTTGCCTGGTAGGCCCATGAAGACGATGACGCCAGAGATCCATCGGAGAAGTCAGACTCTTGGCAGACATATAGATATCAGCCTGAGGTCTCAGGACAATAGTCCCCATTCTTCATCAGATGAACTGAGTAGAGGTCCCAAGAAAGGCCCTGCCTTTACCAGGGATGTGGAGCACAGACTAAGTCAAAGCCCTTCCACAAGACTCAAGCCTTCTGTAAGACCTAAACCACTCTTGACCAAGTCAGAGCCCCAAAGTCCGGAGAGGATGGACATCAGTACCTTAAGGCGGCAGCTGAGGCCTACAAGCCAGTTTCGACACGGCCTTAAACCTTCTCGAGGGGACGATTCCGAAACGGCCTCTGTCATCTCTTCGGAGGACTCGATGTGTTCACGCAGCACCTCAGATCTCTCCTCTGTTTACTCCAAAGGCAGCCGTGGTGACTCAGATGTGGAAGGCCCTACTTTCTACCGCTCAGTTGACGCCTACAAGAAGGTTCAAGATTCTGAGATTAGCTTCCCAGCAGGGGTGGAGGTTGAGGTtctggagaagcaggagagtgGTTGGTGGTACATCCGTTGGGGCTCGGAGGAGGGCTGGGCTCCCTCGTACTACCTGGAACCTGTCAGACAAGTGGGGAATGCTGGTGGGTTGGAACCAGATGGACATGGGAGTGGTGGGAGTAAGTCAAACAGCCTAGAGAAGAATGAGCAGCGAGTTTTGGCCctcaataatataaatattcagGGTCTCCCCCAGCAGCATCGAGGCCTGAGGAGGGACACCCCACCGATTCCTTCCAAGCCTCCCGGTGGTTTCTCTAAACCATCTGGGATAGTCAACGGAGGTGTAAGAATGAGGAATGGGGTCCGCCAGGTAACAGTGAGGCCTCAGTCTGTATTTGTGACCACAACTCAGCCAGCTAAGGATGCCCACTACGTGACAGGGTCTCTCCGGCGAAATGAGTCACTTGGCAAAAGCGATTActatggttctggttctgccacTTTGGGTGTGCGACGAAATGCCTCTTTTAGCACCGTGAGGCCTCATGTGGTGGTGGAAAGTCAAACGAGGCCTGTCGAGCGTTCCAGCCTGGGGTCATCAGGCACCGCGTTCAGCACAGGCAACGTCCAGGATGCCCTCAGCAGGGTCAGTCAGCGCAACGGCATCCCTGTGTCAACAGTCCGCCCCAAGCCCATAGAGAAGAACCAAATGATCCACAATAACCTTGGCAGGGATGTGTATGTGTCCATTGCTGACTATCGTGGTGACGAAGAAACTATGGGTTTCACTGAGGGCACTTGTCTGGAAGTACTGGAGAGAAATCCTAATGGATGGTGGTACTGCCAGGTGCAGGACAGCCTGCTCCCGCGTAAGGGCTGGGTCCCCTCCAACTACCTAGAGCGCAAAAAGTAA